One segment of Setaria viridis chromosome 4, Setaria_viridis_v4.0, whole genome shotgun sequence DNA contains the following:
- the LOC117851224 gene encoding solute carrier family 40 member 1 isoform X2 yields MTPARRRSVPRSRGCARTSPATASRGENLRTSSYACRMWEFSVGLYMIRICPGSLLFTAIYGVVESASVAVFGPMVGILVDKLTYLQVLGLWLLVQSLSFIIAGVSVTALLIYEDLKDANFPVFMSLVIVTNVSGALAALSTLAGTILIEREWVVVISCGHPPSVLTGINSVIRRIDLSCKLLAPVFSGMVFSFVSAQASAVALALWNVASVGLEYWLFVSVYNGVPALNAENGRQRAADVLSSSEEIAAPAERAADWRTRLTEQLSIIPCWESWVVYVRQDVALPGVALAILYFTVLSFGTLMTATLDWKGIPAYVISLARGFSAIVGIGATLLYPMVHSWVSTLRTGLWSIWMQWCCLLVCVGSIWASSSVASAWMLMAGVAASRLGLWMFDLAVMQLMQDGVPEHERCVVGGVQNSLQSVFDLLTYIMGIIISDPRDFSQLIVLSFFLVTCAAAMYTLHVHRVRKHLFHLDKILARISWI; encoded by the exons GATGTGGGAGTTCTCGGTTGGGCTGTACATGATCCGCATCTGCCCAGGCTCCCTCCTCTTCACAGCGATTTACGGCGTTGTTGAGTCTGCTTCTGTCGCCGTATTTGGCCCAATGGTTGGGATACTCGTCGACAAGCTCACATACCTTCAG GTTCTTGGGCTATGGTTGCTAGTCCAAAGCTTATCCTTCATCATCGCTGGAGTCTCGGTGACCGCTCTGCTCATCTACGAGGACCTGAAAGACGCAAATTTCCCAGTATTCATGTCGCTTGTCATTGTTACTAATGTGTCAGGTGCTCTTGCAGCGCTCTCAACTCTTGCTGGCACCATTCTGATCGAGAGAGAATG GGTGGTGGTGATCTCGTGTGGGCACCCTCCATCAGTGCTGACGGGGATCAACTCGGTGATCCGGCGGATCGACCTGAGCTGCAAGCTGCTGGCCCCAGTCTTCTCCGGCATGGTCTTCAGCTTCGTGTCCGCGCAGGCCTCAGCCGTGGCGCTGGCCCTGTGGAACGTCGCCTCGGTGGGGCTGGAGTACTGGCTCttcgtctcggtgtacaacggCGTGCCCGCCCTCAACGCCGAGAACGGCCGGCAGAGAGCAGCTGATGTGTTATCGTCGTCAGAGGAGATTGCCGCACCTGCCGAGAGGGCGGCAGACTGGAGGACAAGGCTGACGGAGCAGCTCTCGATCATACCCTGCTGGGAGTCGTGGGTGGTGTACGTGAGGCAGGATGTGGCGCTTCCCGGGGTCGCTCTCGCTATCCTCTACTTCACCGTCCTGAG CTTTGGCACGCTAATGACAGCGACGCTGGACTGGAAGGGCATCCCTGCGTACGTGATCAGTCTGGCGCGGGGCTTCAGCGCCATCGTCGGCATCGGTGCGACGCTGCTGTACCCGATGGTGCACTCGTGGGTGTCCACTCTCCGGACAGGTCTATGGTCCATCTGGATGCAG TGGTGCTGCCTGCTGGTGTGCGTGGGCTCCATCTGGGCGAGCAGCAGCGTGGCGTCGGCGTGGATGCTGATGGCCGGCGTCGCGGCATCGCGCCTGGGGCTCTGGATGTTCGACCTCGCCGTCATGCAGCTGATGCAGGACGGTGTGCCCGAGCACGAGCGGTGCGTGGTGGGCGGGGTGCAGAACTCACTGCAGTCCGTGTTTGACCTCCTCACCTACATCATGGGCATCATCATCTCCGACCCTAGG GATTTCAGCCAGCTGATCGTGCTGTCGTTCTTCCTGGTGACCTGCGCGGCGGCCATGTACACGCTGCACGTCCACCGCGTGCGCAAGCACCTCTTCCACTTGGACAAGATCCTCGCCAGGATCAGCTG GATTTAA
- the LOC117851224 gene encoding solute carrier family 40 member 1 isoform X1, translating to MEGDAAIEGGRLAPLLGSSCGSSGWPEPDGSLLRRLYAGHALARWGARMWEFSVGLYMIRICPGSLLFTAIYGVVESASVAVFGPMVGILVDKLTYLQVLGLWLLVQSLSFIIAGVSVTALLIYEDLKDANFPVFMSLVIVTNVSGALAALSTLAGTILIEREWVVVISCGHPPSVLTGINSVIRRIDLSCKLLAPVFSGMVFSFVSAQASAVALALWNVASVGLEYWLFVSVYNGVPALNAENGRQRAADVLSSSEEIAAPAERAADWRTRLTEQLSIIPCWESWVVYVRQDVALPGVALAILYFTVLSFGTLMTATLDWKGIPAYVISLARGFSAIVGIGATLLYPMVHSWVSTLRTGLWSIWMQWCCLLVCVGSIWASSSVASAWMLMAGVAASRLGLWMFDLAVMQLMQDGVPEHERCVVGGVQNSLQSVFDLLTYIMGIIISDPRDFSQLIVLSFFLVTCAAAMYTLHVHRVRKHLFHLDKILARISW from the exons aTGGAGGGAGATGCGGCGATCGAGGGCGGCCGGCTCGCGCCTCTTCTCGGAAGCAGCTGCGGATCCTCCGGCTGGCCGGAGCCGGACGGGtccctgctccgccgcctctACGCCGGCCACGCACTCGCCAGATGGGGCGCCAG GATGTGGGAGTTCTCGGTTGGGCTGTACATGATCCGCATCTGCCCAGGCTCCCTCCTCTTCACAGCGATTTACGGCGTTGTTGAGTCTGCTTCTGTCGCCGTATTTGGCCCAATGGTTGGGATACTCGTCGACAAGCTCACATACCTTCAG GTTCTTGGGCTATGGTTGCTAGTCCAAAGCTTATCCTTCATCATCGCTGGAGTCTCGGTGACCGCTCTGCTCATCTACGAGGACCTGAAAGACGCAAATTTCCCAGTATTCATGTCGCTTGTCATTGTTACTAATGTGTCAGGTGCTCTTGCAGCGCTCTCAACTCTTGCTGGCACCATTCTGATCGAGAGAGAATG GGTGGTGGTGATCTCGTGTGGGCACCCTCCATCAGTGCTGACGGGGATCAACTCGGTGATCCGGCGGATCGACCTGAGCTGCAAGCTGCTGGCCCCAGTCTTCTCCGGCATGGTCTTCAGCTTCGTGTCCGCGCAGGCCTCAGCCGTGGCGCTGGCCCTGTGGAACGTCGCCTCGGTGGGGCTGGAGTACTGGCTCttcgtctcggtgtacaacggCGTGCCCGCCCTCAACGCCGAGAACGGCCGGCAGAGAGCAGCTGATGTGTTATCGTCGTCAGAGGAGATTGCCGCACCTGCCGAGAGGGCGGCAGACTGGAGGACAAGGCTGACGGAGCAGCTCTCGATCATACCCTGCTGGGAGTCGTGGGTGGTGTACGTGAGGCAGGATGTGGCGCTTCCCGGGGTCGCTCTCGCTATCCTCTACTTCACCGTCCTGAG CTTTGGCACGCTAATGACAGCGACGCTGGACTGGAAGGGCATCCCTGCGTACGTGATCAGTCTGGCGCGGGGCTTCAGCGCCATCGTCGGCATCGGTGCGACGCTGCTGTACCCGATGGTGCACTCGTGGGTGTCCACTCTCCGGACAGGTCTATGGTCCATCTGGATGCAG TGGTGCTGCCTGCTGGTGTGCGTGGGCTCCATCTGGGCGAGCAGCAGCGTGGCGTCGGCGTGGATGCTGATGGCCGGCGTCGCGGCATCGCGCCTGGGGCTCTGGATGTTCGACCTCGCCGTCATGCAGCTGATGCAGGACGGTGTGCCCGAGCACGAGCGGTGCGTGGTGGGCGGGGTGCAGAACTCACTGCAGTCCGTGTTTGACCTCCTCACCTACATCATGGGCATCATCATCTCCGACCCTAGG GATTTCAGCCAGCTGATCGTGCTGTCGTTCTTCCTGGTGACCTGCGCGGCGGCCATGTACACGCTGCACGTCCACCGCGTGCGCAAGCACCTCTTCCACTTGGACAAGATCCTCGCCAGGATCAGCTGGTGA
- the LOC117851224 gene encoding solute carrier family 40 member 1 isoform X3 — MWEFSVGLYMIRICPGSLLFTAIYGVVESASVAVFGPMVGILVDKLTYLQVLGLWLLVQSLSFIIAGVSVTALLIYEDLKDANFPVFMSLVIVTNVSGALAALSTLAGTILIEREWVVVISCGHPPSVLTGINSVIRRIDLSCKLLAPVFSGMVFSFVSAQASAVALALWNVASVGLEYWLFVSVYNGVPALNAENGRQRAADVLSSSEEIAAPAERAADWRTRLTEQLSIIPCWESWVVYVRQDVALPGVALAILYFTVLSFGTLMTATLDWKGIPAYVISLARGFSAIVGIGATLLYPMVHSWVSTLRTGLWSIWMQWCCLLVCVGSIWASSSVASAWMLMAGVAASRLGLWMFDLAVMQLMQDGVPEHERCVVGGVQNSLQSVFDLLTYIMGIIISDPRDFSQLIVLSFFLVTCAAAMYTLHVHRVRKHLFHLDKILARISWI, encoded by the exons ATGTGGGAGTTCTCGGTTGGGCTGTACATGATCCGCATCTGCCCAGGCTCCCTCCTCTTCACAGCGATTTACGGCGTTGTTGAGTCTGCTTCTGTCGCCGTATTTGGCCCAATGGTTGGGATACTCGTCGACAAGCTCACATACCTTCAG GTTCTTGGGCTATGGTTGCTAGTCCAAAGCTTATCCTTCATCATCGCTGGAGTCTCGGTGACCGCTCTGCTCATCTACGAGGACCTGAAAGACGCAAATTTCCCAGTATTCATGTCGCTTGTCATTGTTACTAATGTGTCAGGTGCTCTTGCAGCGCTCTCAACTCTTGCTGGCACCATTCTGATCGAGAGAGAATG GGTGGTGGTGATCTCGTGTGGGCACCCTCCATCAGTGCTGACGGGGATCAACTCGGTGATCCGGCGGATCGACCTGAGCTGCAAGCTGCTGGCCCCAGTCTTCTCCGGCATGGTCTTCAGCTTCGTGTCCGCGCAGGCCTCAGCCGTGGCGCTGGCCCTGTGGAACGTCGCCTCGGTGGGGCTGGAGTACTGGCTCttcgtctcggtgtacaacggCGTGCCCGCCCTCAACGCCGAGAACGGCCGGCAGAGAGCAGCTGATGTGTTATCGTCGTCAGAGGAGATTGCCGCACCTGCCGAGAGGGCGGCAGACTGGAGGACAAGGCTGACGGAGCAGCTCTCGATCATACCCTGCTGGGAGTCGTGGGTGGTGTACGTGAGGCAGGATGTGGCGCTTCCCGGGGTCGCTCTCGCTATCCTCTACTTCACCGTCCTGAG CTTTGGCACGCTAATGACAGCGACGCTGGACTGGAAGGGCATCCCTGCGTACGTGATCAGTCTGGCGCGGGGCTTCAGCGCCATCGTCGGCATCGGTGCGACGCTGCTGTACCCGATGGTGCACTCGTGGGTGTCCACTCTCCGGACAGGTCTATGGTCCATCTGGATGCAG TGGTGCTGCCTGCTGGTGTGCGTGGGCTCCATCTGGGCGAGCAGCAGCGTGGCGTCGGCGTGGATGCTGATGGCCGGCGTCGCGGCATCGCGCCTGGGGCTCTGGATGTTCGACCTCGCCGTCATGCAGCTGATGCAGGACGGTGTGCCCGAGCACGAGCGGTGCGTGGTGGGCGGGGTGCAGAACTCACTGCAGTCCGTGTTTGACCTCCTCACCTACATCATGGGCATCATCATCTCCGACCCTAGG GATTTCAGCCAGCTGATCGTGCTGTCGTTCTTCCTGGTGACCTGCGCGGCGGCCATGTACACGCTGCACGTCCACCGCGTGCGCAAGCACCTCTTCCACTTGGACAAGATCCTCGCCAGGATCAGCTG GATTTAA